In one window of Hymenobacter nivis DNA:
- a CDS encoding glycosyl hydrolase — MSFHSLLDLLGRWGRGLALAGAVLAPAASTAQTTIVPLTNGRAEAEAGVLTGVTVATSPTGFSGTGFVTGFDNSDAKNVAITFNNPTAGLYKLSVGYTSPYGLKVANLDVNGSKSTVSFAGTTTGPAFAVSDAGTVLLPRGLNTVTIGGNYGYYGIDYVQLTATSVAPPPKPAKQLSDPLATPTAKALHGYLVDLYGTKILSGQQDDQYGNTNSEVKYVLATTGKEPAIVSMDLFDYSTSAVAAYGTPSGTTERYLGWSRSGNGRGITSLIWHWRAPTDLVNPNDPSGAFYTVNTTFNFAAALADTSGTRYHLLLNDIDLIAAQLKKFQAAGIPVLWRPLHETPGTFFWWGNQGADNFKKLWQLLYTRLTVRHQLHNLVWVYSANAMPDPNWYPGDAYVDVAGDDIYQSTPTPNPNVNISGNWAAMRAMAPNKLVALTESESLVNPDQARGYATWWSWFCAWQGSYIRSQPVAFLTSLYNDNDIITKDKLADWAAQGTLAARSGAAAAAAGLTAFPNPASGYTLNARLRLATAQLVMVELVNALGQRVATLNPRLAAGDNQFQVPLTGVAPGVYQLVVRPANQPALSQRVLITK, encoded by the coding sequence ATGTCTTTTCATTCTTTACTCGACTTGCTGGGCCGCTGGGGGCGCGGCCTGGCCTTGGCCGGGGCCGTGCTGGCCCCCGCGGCCAGCACGGCCCAAACTACGATAGTACCCCTCACCAACGGCCGCGCCGAGGCCGAAGCCGGCGTGCTGACCGGCGTGACGGTGGCCACCTCGCCCACGGGCTTTTCCGGCACGGGCTTCGTCACGGGCTTCGACAACAGCGACGCCAAAAACGTAGCCATCACCTTCAACAACCCCACGGCCGGCCTCTACAAGCTGTCGGTGGGCTACACGTCGCCCTACGGCTTGAAGGTGGCCAACCTGGACGTGAATGGGTCCAAATCGACCGTATCGTTTGCCGGCACCACCACCGGGCCCGCTTTTGCCGTCAGCGATGCCGGCACCGTGCTGCTACCGCGGGGCCTGAACACCGTCACAATCGGCGGCAACTACGGCTACTATGGCATCGACTACGTGCAGCTGACGGCCACCTCGGTGGCCCCGCCGCCCAAGCCGGCTAAGCAGCTGTCCGATCCGCTGGCCACGCCCACGGCCAAGGCACTACACGGCTACCTCGTCGATTTGTACGGCACCAAAATCTTGTCGGGCCAGCAAGATGACCAATACGGCAATACCAACTCCGAAGTCAAATACGTGCTGGCCACCACCGGCAAAGAGCCCGCCATCGTGAGCATGGATTTGTTCGACTACTCGACCTCGGCGGTAGCCGCCTACGGCACGCCCAGCGGCACCACTGAGCGCTACCTGGGCTGGAGCCGTAGCGGCAACGGCCGCGGCATCACCAGCCTGATCTGGCACTGGCGGGCCCCCACCGACTTGGTAAACCCCAACGACCCGAGCGGCGCTTTTTATACCGTCAACACCACCTTCAACTTCGCGGCCGCGCTGGCCGATACTTCCGGCACCAGGTACCACCTGCTGCTGAACGACATCGACCTGATTGCCGCGCAGCTCAAGAAGTTCCAAGCAGCGGGCATTCCCGTGCTGTGGCGGCCCCTGCACGAAACCCCTGGCACGTTTTTCTGGTGGGGAAACCAGGGAGCCGATAATTTTAAGAAGCTCTGGCAACTGCTCTACACCCGCCTGACGGTGCGCCACCAGCTGCACAACTTGGTGTGGGTGTACTCGGCCAACGCCATGCCCGACCCGAACTGGTACCCGGGCGACGCCTACGTGGACGTGGCCGGCGACGACATTTACCAGTCCACCCCGACGCCCAACCCCAACGTGAACATCTCGGGCAACTGGGCCGCGATGCGGGCCATGGCCCCCAACAAACTAGTCGCCCTCACCGAGAGCGAAAGCCTGGTGAACCCCGACCAGGCTCGGGGCTACGCCACGTGGTGGTCGTGGTTTTGCGCCTGGCAAGGCAGCTACATCCGCTCCCAGCCGGTGGCGTTCCTCACCAGTTTGTACAACGACAACGACATCATTACTAAGGACAAACTAGCCGATTGGGCAGCCCAAGGGACCCTGGCGGCCCGCAGCGGCGCGGCAGCCGCGGCGGCCGGCCTCACCGCTTTTCCCAACCCGGCCAGCGGCTACACCCTCAACGCCCGCCTGCGCCTGGCCACCGCCCAGCTGGTAATGGTGGAGCTAGTGAACGCCCTGGGCCAGCGCGTGGCCACGCTGAACCCGCGCCTGGCCGCCGGCGATAACCAGTTCCAGGTGCCACTGACCGGCGTGGCCCCCGGCGTGTACCAGCTGGTGGTGCGCCCCGCCAACCAGCCCGCCCTCAGCCAGCGCGTACTGATCACCAAGTAA
- a CDS encoding glycoside hydrolase family 26 protein translates to MTNSLMTRHYLAAWLLAAPLALAGCRAGLGPQAGAPRRFPHLVAVVDKKATYQTKALFYNLLHPSGPGILVGQQDATQYGVGWHDEPGRSDIKSVCGSNPAVYGWDVAEVVNAARQGRTVATDTTLRRHRQLVLDAYQRGGLNTFCWHMDNFVTGKNFYDTTAVVAAILPGGAQHAAYLRALDVAADYFRGLKAPDGTAVPVIFRPFHEHTGSWFWWGKRHCTRAEFVQLWRFTVKYLRDEKQVHNLLFAYSPDRVPNMAEYFERYPGDAYVDVLGFDDYGDFNAVAAPNKGVATLAAIVGEAHKRRKIPALTEAGLEKLTTPNWFDENLLGQIKADPQARQIAYLMVWRNAHTGHFYAPYPGHASVPGFLRFYQDPLTVFEADHPRLYTVP, encoded by the coding sequence ATGACCAACAGCTTAATGACGCGCCATTACCTAGCCGCCTGGCTGCTGGCCGCACCGCTGGCCCTGGCCGGTTGCCGGGCCGGCCTAGGGCCCCAGGCGGGGGCCCCGCGCCGCTTCCCGCACCTCGTGGCGGTGGTCGACAAAAAGGCCACGTACCAAACCAAGGCGCTGTTCTACAACTTGCTGCACCCCAGCGGGCCGGGTATTTTGGTGGGCCAGCAGGACGCCACGCAATACGGCGTGGGCTGGCACGACGAGCCCGGCCGCAGCGACATCAAAAGCGTGTGCGGCTCGAACCCCGCCGTGTACGGCTGGGACGTGGCCGAGGTGGTGAACGCCGCCCGCCAGGGTCGCACCGTGGCCACTGACACCACGCTGCGCCGCCACCGCCAACTGGTGCTCGACGCCTACCAGCGCGGGGGCCTCAACACCTTCTGCTGGCACATGGACAACTTCGTGACCGGCAAGAACTTCTACGACACCACGGCCGTGGTGGCGGCCATTTTACCGGGCGGGGCCCAGCACGCGGCCTACCTGCGGGCCTTGGACGTGGCAGCCGACTACTTCCGGGGTCTAAAGGCGCCGGACGGCACGGCCGTGCCCGTCATCTTCCGGCCGTTTCACGAGCACACGGGCTCGTGGTTTTGGTGGGGCAAGCGCCACTGCACCCGGGCCGAGTTTGTGCAGCTCTGGCGCTTCACGGTGAAGTACTTGCGCGACGAAAAGCAGGTGCACAACCTGCTCTTCGCCTACTCGCCCGACCGCGTGCCCAACATGGCCGAATACTTCGAGCGCTACCCCGGCGACGCCTACGTGGACGTGCTGGGTTTCGACGACTATGGCGATTTTAACGCCGTGGCCGCGCCCAACAAGGGCGTCGCGACGCTGGCTGCCATCGTGGGCGAGGCGCACAAGCGCCGCAAAATCCCCGCCCTTACCGAAGCCGGCCTGGAAAAGCTGACAACCCCCAACTGGTTCGACGAGAATTTATTGGGCCAAATAAAAGCCGATCCGCAGGCCCGCCAAATCGCCTACCTCATGGTGTGGCGCAACGCTCACACCGGCCATTTCTACGCGCCATACCCCGGCCACGCCAGCGTACCTGGCTTTTTGCGTTTCTACCAAGATCCGCTCACCGTATTCGAAGCCGACCACCCGCGGCTGTATACCGTGCCGTAG
- a CDS encoding family 43 glycosylhydrolase, which yields MLKDADGKHYLMYGGWAHCNIAQLKEDFTGFVPFTDGTTFKSITPLGYVEGPVMFRRQGKYYFMWSEGDWTGSGYSVAYAVGDAPFGPFRRVGKVLQ from the coding sequence GTGCTTAAGGACGCTGACGGTAAGCACTACCTCATGTACGGCGGCTGGGCGCACTGCAATATCGCGCAGTTGAAAGAGGACTTTACCGGCTTCGTGCCCTTCACCGACGGCACTACATTCAAGTCCATCACGCCCCTAGGCTACGTGGAGGGCCCCGTGATGTTCCGCCGCCAGGGCAAGTACTACTTCATGTGGAGCGAAGGCGACTGGACGGGCTCCGGCTACTCGGTGGCCTACGCTGTGGGCGACGCGCCGTTCGGGCCGTTTCGGCGGGTGGGCAAGGTGCTGCAGTAA
- a CDS encoding helix-turn-helix domain-containing protein: MPHLAKPVNLPPADAAKLQAIVKKGTHKSRKIARARALLAMSSGKSAAAVQAEGGISTTQYYRLKGRYLAGGLAQALEERPRSGQPPKVTPALEARITSLACSELPTGAARWTLSLLNETLVSLDYGPAVSKETIRQVLKKATSSPG; the protein is encoded by the coding sequence ATGCCCCACCTCGCCAAACCCGTCAATCTACCGCCTGCCGATGCCGCCAAATTGCAGGCGATTGTCAAAAAAGGCACCCACAAGAGCCGCAAAATCGCGCGCGCCCGGGCCCTGCTGGCCATGAGCAGCGGCAAAAGTGCGGCCGCCGTGCAGGCCGAAGGGGGCATTTCCACCACCCAATACTACCGCCTCAAGGGCCGCTACCTGGCCGGCGGGCTGGCCCAGGCGCTGGAAGAGCGCCCGCGCAGCGGGCAACCGCCGAAGGTGACGCCCGCCCTGGAAGCGCGTATCACCAGTCTGGCGTGCAGTGAATTGCCGACCGGCGCGGCCCGTTGGACGCTCTCGCTGCTCAACGAAACCCTCGTCTCGCTCGACTACGGACCGGCCGTTTCCAAGGAAACGATTCGCCAGGTGTTAAAAAAAGCCACCTCAAGCCCTGGCTAA